From the genome of Eucalyptus grandis isolate ANBG69807.140 chromosome 2, ASM1654582v1, whole genome shotgun sequence, one region includes:
- the LOC104431201 gene encoding putative disease resistance RPP13-like protein 1, with protein MLLTINAVLVDAEDKQLSNNPLVKLWLDDVRDLTYDMEDLLDELVIKITQVESEAKSSTSKGLEKWKPSFFGQDRSSRLNPNLHLLVSETKVQEVNGRLKAIVTRKAHLSLRENVVDKSNYTNKRDPTTSLSEPQFFGREKEEAQIVKLLISEVENSNAMLSIVPIVGMGGIGKTALAQRVYNDAKVNGCFEKRAWVCVSDVFNVLDITKTTLRSITGLSNEGEDLNELQVKLKDSLSGKKFLVVLDDIWNEKYEKWTALLKPFEAGAKGSKIIITTRNLHVASITRASPYPLRELSFDDCVSLLAFHALGATNFESHPAFKIIGKKIAKRCKGLPLAAKMVGGVLRTKSNLDEWEDTLKNKIWDIPMVENDEVLLVLKLSYVHLPSYLKRCFAYCAVFPKD; from the coding sequence ATGTTGTTGACAATCAATGCAGTGCTGGTTGACGCAGAGGACAAGCAACTCAGTAACAACCCTCTAGTGAAGCTATGGTTGGACGATGTTAGGGACTTGACCTATGACATGGAAGACTTGCTTGATGAGTTGGTGATCAAAATCACCCAAGTTGAGTCAGAGGCAAAATCTAGCACAAGCAAAGGTCTAGAGAAATGGAAGCCCTCTTTCTTTGGCCAAGATAGATCCTCCAGATTGAATCCAAACTTGCACTTGCTTGTGTCAGAAACCAAGGTACAAGAGGTCAATGGCAGGTTGAAAGCAATTGTCACCAGGAAGGCTCATCTAAGCTTGAGAGAGAATGTTGTAGACAAATCCAACTATACCAACAAAAGGGATCCCACCACTTCTTTGTCGGAGCCTCAGTTTTTCGGtagggagaaggaagaagcacAGATAGTCAAACTATTGATAAGTGAGGTAGAAAATTCCAATGCCATGCTAAGCATAGTCCCCATAGTTGGGATGGGCGGTATTGGAAAGACAGCCTTGGCTCAACGAGTATATAATGATGCCAAAGTGAATGGCTGTTTTGAGAAGAGAGCATGGGTTTGTGTCTCAGATGTTTTTAATGTCCTTGACATAACAAAGACTACTTTGCGGTCAATCACGGGGTTGTCCAATGAGGGTGAAGATCTTAATGAGCTTCAAGTTAAGTTGAAGGATAGTCTATCTgggaagaagtttcttgtggttttaGACGATATCTGGAATGAAAAGTATGAAAAATGGACTGCCCTCTTAAAGCCATTTGAAGCGGGAGCTAAGGgaagcaagatcatcatcaCAACTCGCAACCTTCATGTTGCCTCTATAACAAGAGCTTCGCCATATCCTTTGAGAGAATTGTCCTTTGATGATTGTGTAAGCTTATTAGCCTTTCATGCTCTTGGAGCAACAAATTTTGAGAGCCACCCGGCTTTTAAAATAATAGGGAAGAAGATAGCTAAAAGATGTAAAGGTTTACCTTTGGCGGCAAAGATGGTGGGCGGTGTCCTACGTACAAAAAGTAATCTTGATGAATGGGAAGATACCTTAAAGAACAAAATATGGGATATTCCGATGGTAGAGAATGATGAGGTTCTCCTAGTTTTAAAATTGAGTTATGTCCATCTTCCTTCCTATTTGAAGAGATGTTTTGCGTATTGTGCGGTATTTCCCAAGGATTAA